The segment CCGTCTGGGAGGAGAGAAAAGACGCGCTACAATCCAACATCCGCTAGTGTCCATCCACACGCAATCTACATACGCTCTATATCTATAACACGCCGCCTCTGCCGGCCCGCTTGTCGCCCTCCTTCGCGACCACCCTTCTGTTGCGCTCCGGCGCCGGCGGCTTGTTGTCGTTCTCGAGGTTCTTGACCTCCTGCTGCTTGGCGACCTCGTTGTTGAACTGCTCCCTGGGCACCGTCTCCTTCGGGATGCGCAGCTCGCCGTCGCTCTCGACAACAACGGAGCGGGCGGCGCCCGCTCCGTCCAGCTCGTACGAAACCTCTTTGCTCAGGTCGGCGAACCCGAGTCGCAGCAGCACGAACACCACgccgagaagaaaaacatACACGacgatcttcttcatcgggGTGGTCAGAACACCGCCGTTTTTCGCCCTACCGCCGCCATTCTTGTACCTGGGCAGCAAGTCCCTCTTCCTGCGAATACCACCCTGCATCGCCACGATCCtctgcagctgctgccCTCGTCCGGTCCAACTAgtgctgctgctgcgaCTAAAATTTCACCGACAACCTTGCCGGCCCTCTTACCCGCACACCACGCGGCGCGCAGTGTGGCACCGTTTGCAACCGCAAATTGAGGTTTTAACGTCGCGCGACACAGACACACGCAGACGCCCGCAGACAGATGATACACGCATGTACGCCAGGAGAAACAATAACAATTCTCGATGTTTCCCGGTGCGTTGATGGCAAAACAGCCAGAACTGTTGGAAgtgttttttttttcttcttggtcgGTTT is part of the Torulaspora globosa chromosome 7, complete sequence genome and harbors:
- a CDS encoding uncharacterized protein (ancestral locus Anc_2.599), producing MQGGIRRKRDLLPRYKNGGGRAKNGGVLTTPMKKIVVYVFLLGVVFVLLRLGFADLSKEVSYELDGAGAARSVVVESDGELRIPKETVPREQFNNEVAKQQEVKNLENDNKPPAPERNRRVVAKEGDKRAGRGGVL